In Kitasatospora gansuensis, a genomic segment contains:
- a CDS encoding ROK family transcriptional regulator yields the protein MDTPGSQSSLHRANLERVLRAVRMAGSLTQAEIARSTGLSAATVSNIVRELKESGTVVVADTSSGGRRARSVSLSGDAGIVVGVDFGHTHLRVAVGNLAHRVLAEESEPIDVDVSAKQGFDRAEALVARLLAQAGFKPDKVVGVGLGVPGPIDQETGALGSTAILPGWTGIAPGRELSQRLGMDVHVDNDANLGALGELVWGAGRGLTDLAYIKVASGVGAGLVINGQIYRGPGGTAGEIGHITLDEAGPVCRCGNRGCLETFVGSRYLLNLLNANHPGELTLTKVVQLAQQGDLGCRRVIADAGRQIGSGVATLCNLLNPRRVILGGDLAEAGDLVLSPIRDSVARYAIPSAARQLSIVPGTLGGRAEVLGALALVMSEMGESGAIRQTSAVGA from the coding sequence ATGGACACACCGGGATCGCAGTCCTCGCTGCACCGGGCAAATCTCGAACGGGTGTTGCGCGCGGTCCGGATGGCGGGCTCGCTGACCCAGGCGGAGATCGCCCGGTCCACCGGGCTCTCCGCGGCCACGGTGTCCAACATCGTCCGGGAGCTGAAGGAGAGCGGCACCGTCGTGGTGGCCGACACCTCCTCGGGCGGCCGTCGGGCGCGTTCGGTCTCGCTCAGCGGGGACGCCGGGATCGTGGTCGGGGTCGACTTCGGCCACACCCACCTGCGGGTGGCGGTGGGCAACCTGGCGCACCGGGTGCTCGCCGAGGAGAGCGAGCCGATCGACGTGGACGTCTCGGCCAAGCAGGGCTTCGACCGCGCCGAGGCGCTGGTCGCCCGGCTGCTGGCGCAGGCCGGGTTCAAGCCGGACAAGGTGGTCGGGGTCGGCCTCGGCGTGCCGGGCCCGATCGACCAGGAGACCGGCGCGCTCGGCTCCACCGCGATCCTGCCGGGCTGGACGGGCATCGCGCCCGGCCGGGAGCTCTCGCAGCGGCTCGGCATGGACGTGCACGTCGACAACGACGCCAACCTCGGCGCGCTCGGCGAGCTGGTCTGGGGCGCGGGCCGCGGGCTGACCGACCTGGCGTACATCAAGGTGGCGAGCGGCGTCGGCGCCGGCCTGGTGATCAACGGCCAGATCTACCGCGGCCCCGGCGGTACGGCCGGCGAGATCGGCCACATCACGCTGGACGAGGCGGGGCCGGTCTGCCGCTGCGGCAACCGGGGCTGCCTGGAGACCTTCGTCGGCTCCCGCTACCTGCTCAATCTCTTGAACGCCAACCACCCGGGGGAGCTCACCCTGACCAAGGTGGTGCAGCTGGCCCAGCAGGGTGACCTGGGCTGCCGCCGGGTGATCGCGGACGCGGGCCGCCAGATCGGCAGCGGAGTGGCCACCCTGTGCAACCTGCTGAACCCCCGTCGGGTGATCCTCGGCGGAGACCTCGCCGAGGCCGGTGACCTGGTGCTTTCCCCGATCCGGGACTCGGTGGCGCGGTACGCCATCCCGTCCGCGGCGCGGCAGCTCTCGATCGTCCCGGGCACGCTGGGTGGCCGGGCCGAGGTGCTCGGGGCGCTCGCCCTGGTGATGAGTGAGATGGGTGAATCCGGCGCAATCCGGCAGACCTCGGCGGTCGGTGCCTGA